In one Pseudarthrobacter oxydans genomic region, the following are encoded:
- a CDS encoding alcohol dehydrogenase catalytic domain-containing protein, producing the protein MKITGAVLETVGSPRPYARSRPLSVAELDLAGPGPQEVLIRMEAAGICHSDLSVVNGDRPRPLPMLLGHEAAGTVVAVGADVDDLEPGQRVVTVFLPRCEECPNCRTGGKLPCSVGTESNGAGTLPGGSTRLTRAGQPVRHHLGVSGFATHAVLSRRSVVPVGSDVPPSVAALLGCAVLTGGGAVINAGNPQEGQDIMIVGLGGVGMAALLTAVAISSAWAEPARIIGVDANPDKLITARELGATETYSPAEAADLGIRAHIVIEAAGHPRAFETAVQATAPGGTTVTAGLPAAGVLSSIEPLGITAEARTIVGSYLGSAVPARDIPVYAQMWREGRLPVEKLASSVITLDNINEAMDELADGNAIRQIVMFN; encoded by the coding sequence ATGAAGATTACCGGCGCGGTCCTGGAGACCGTCGGCTCCCCCCGTCCGTACGCCCGGTCCCGCCCGCTTTCCGTTGCGGAGCTTGACCTCGCCGGGCCGGGACCGCAGGAAGTCCTGATACGGATGGAGGCTGCGGGTATCTGCCACTCGGACCTCTCCGTGGTCAACGGCGACCGCCCCCGTCCGCTGCCCATGCTGCTCGGCCACGAGGCCGCCGGGACGGTCGTCGCTGTCGGCGCGGATGTCGATGACCTTGAACCGGGCCAGCGGGTGGTCACGGTTTTCCTGCCGCGCTGCGAGGAGTGCCCCAACTGCCGCACCGGGGGCAAGCTGCCGTGCAGCGTCGGTACAGAATCGAACGGGGCCGGAACGCTGCCAGGGGGGTCCACCCGACTGACGCGTGCCGGCCAGCCTGTCCGTCACCACCTCGGAGTCTCCGGGTTCGCGACCCATGCCGTGCTCAGCCGCCGCTCGGTTGTCCCGGTCGGAAGCGACGTGCCGCCGTCGGTCGCTGCACTTCTTGGGTGTGCGGTGCTGACTGGAGGCGGGGCCGTCATCAACGCGGGGAATCCCCAGGAGGGGCAGGACATCATGATCGTCGGCCTCGGAGGAGTCGGCATGGCTGCTCTGCTGACCGCCGTCGCAATCTCCTCAGCGTGGGCCGAACCCGCCCGGATCATCGGCGTCGATGCGAACCCGGACAAACTGATCACAGCGCGGGAACTGGGGGCAACAGAAACGTACTCGCCTGCCGAGGCCGCGGACCTGGGCATCCGGGCCCACATCGTCATCGAGGCGGCCGGCCACCCCCGCGCCTTCGAAACCGCGGTGCAGGCCACGGCGCCCGGCGGCACCACGGTGACTGCCGGACTGCCGGCTGCGGGAGTGCTGTCATCCATTGAACCGTTGGGGATCACAGCCGAGGCCCGCACCATCGTCGGTTCCTACCTGGGCTCCGCAGTACCCGCCCGCGACATCCCGGTCTACGCCCAGATGTGGCGCGAAGGAAGGCTGCCGGTCGAAAAACTGGCTTCGTCGGTGATCACCCTGGACAACATCAACGAGGCGATGGATGAACTCGCCGATGGAAATGCCATCCGCCAGATCGTGATGTTCAATTGA
- a CDS encoding alpha/beta fold hydrolase, whose amino-acid sequence MKIHPDANEGAVHVGGLSVPFHDTLAPEDSRDTVVLVHGTGGSAKTHFRTLFPMLAARYRVLAVDLQSPAGEPTLDGLSGQVAAVIDHRAPAQPVHVVGYSLGALVAADLAASRPESVSSLTLVAGWVRADAQQRLRNRIWKRLFESDQDLLREFVTWTAYGHPFLAGRGDADIQALIDARTFPEGIAGQMRLNAVADLTGRLTAITAPSLVIAGAHDQMVPARQTQLLFGGLPNARYAVIDSGHAVPQERPAQLFQLINEFVTDPAASPAGRIREALFV is encoded by the coding sequence TTGAAGATTCATCCAGATGCAAACGAGGGTGCCGTCCACGTCGGGGGCCTTTCGGTTCCTTTCCATGACACGCTTGCACCGGAAGACTCCCGGGACACCGTGGTCCTGGTCCACGGAACGGGCGGAAGCGCCAAGACTCATTTCCGCACCCTCTTTCCCATGCTTGCCGCCCGGTACCGTGTCCTGGCCGTTGACCTGCAGAGCCCTGCCGGGGAACCGACCCTCGACGGATTGTCAGGGCAGGTTGCGGCCGTCATCGACCACCGCGCTCCTGCTCAGCCGGTCCATGTGGTCGGCTACTCACTGGGCGCACTGGTGGCGGCCGACCTCGCCGCTTCCCGCCCCGAAAGCGTGTCAAGCCTGACCCTGGTGGCCGGTTGGGTCAGGGCCGACGCCCAGCAGCGGCTTCGCAACCGGATCTGGAAGCGGCTCTTCGAGTCGGATCAGGACCTCCTGCGCGAGTTCGTCACCTGGACAGCCTATGGACACCCTTTCCTTGCCGGCCGGGGCGACGCTGACATCCAGGCCCTGATTGATGCCCGGACCTTCCCGGAGGGGATTGCCGGGCAGATGCGGCTCAACGCCGTCGCCGATCTGACCGGCAGGCTTACAGCGATCACCGCTCCGTCCCTGGTCATTGCCGGCGCCCACGACCAGATGGTGCCCGCCCGGCAGACCCAGCTCCTTTTCGGAGGCCTTCCGAACGCCCGCTACGCGGTCATCGACAGTGGTCACGCCGTCCCGCAGGAGCGCCCGGCCCAGCTGTTCCAGCTCATCAACGAATTTGTGACGGACCCCGCCGCTTCTCCTGCGGGCCGGATCCGGGAAGCACTCTTTGTCTAG
- a CDS encoding TetR/AcrR family transcriptional regulator, which translates to MTSEASASGAPVGLREKARIERYQNIRAAAEQLFNERGYEHTTTKEVAELAGVGEATLFRYVSNKHELLLLVIGERMDTTLQAIEDADKELAANTSTARDYVERIYAIFRARARFYATDPENVTSYLHHGFKAGSQLGAQSISQGDRVIALIAAILDDARKAGYLSADVDSLIVAQNCNGTYIHEILRTPARGFRPEDLWEKLRERLRVQIEPLFRF; encoded by the coding sequence ATGACTTCGGAGGCCTCCGCAAGTGGTGCTCCCGTCGGGCTGCGCGAGAAGGCCCGGATCGAGCGTTACCAGAACATCCGCGCTGCAGCAGAACAGCTCTTCAACGAGCGGGGCTACGAGCACACCACCACCAAGGAGGTGGCCGAGCTTGCCGGGGTCGGGGAGGCCACCCTCTTCCGTTACGTCAGCAACAAGCACGAACTGCTGCTGCTGGTTATCGGCGAGCGCATGGATACGACGCTCCAGGCCATCGAAGACGCGGACAAGGAACTGGCCGCCAATACTTCCACCGCGCGGGACTATGTGGAGCGGATCTACGCCATCTTCCGTGCACGCGCCCGGTTCTACGCAACCGACCCGGAGAACGTCACGAGCTACCTGCACCACGGCTTCAAGGCCGGAAGCCAGCTCGGGGCCCAGAGCATCTCCCAGGGCGACAGGGTTATCGCCCTGATCGCCGCCATCCTCGACGACGCCAGGAAAGCCGGATATCTCAGCGCCGACGTCGACTCACTGATCGTTGCGCAGAACTGCAACGGAACCTATATCCACGAGATCCTTCGCACCCCGGCGCGCGGATTCCGCCCGGAGGATCTCTGGGAGAAACTCCGCGAGCGACTGCGCGTGCAGATCGAACCGCTTTTCCGGTTTTGA